A genomic stretch from Desulfotignum balticum DSM 7044 includes:
- a CDS encoding NADH-quinone oxidoreductase subunit NuoF, with protein MARLETPEALESFRQEILSRRDPDSPCVSICAGAGCVASGADEVIAAFEKEIEAKGLSATVSTKGTGCPGFCEQGPVVVIYPEEICYLQVQAKDVPEIVAQTIKNKQVVELLCFKDPATGKRAVKESDIPFYRSQQRTVLCNNIKIDSKRIEDYLALGGYAALAKALGQMTDLEVLEEVKKSNIRGRGGAGFPAGRKWEGSRNAKEPIKYVIVNADEGDPGAFMDRALLEGNPHSILEGLILGGYAVGAHEGYFYVRQEYPLAVKNIHLAIQQAEHYGLLGENILGSGFDFKVIVHQGAGAFVCGESTALMTSLEGKAGEPRPKYVRSNVKGLWERPSVLNNVETWANIPLIIDKGADWFTSVGTDSSKGTKIFSLVGKITNTGLVEVPMGMTLREIIYDIGGGIPNNKKFKAVQTGGPSGGCIPEHLLDLQVGFDELTKAGSMMGSGGMIVMDEDTCMVDVARYFIAFLTDESCGKCVPCREGLRQMHRILTNITKGKGKQGDIELLEELAETAVEASLCALGKSAPNPFLSTLKYFREEYEAHINDKKCPALACKELINFYIDPDRCTGCGTCRKQCPADAINGDKNLIHIIDQDKCTRCGTCFEVCPPKFSSVVKLSGDPVPDPVPEEERTIRKKIKEKG; from the coding sequence ATGGCACGGTTAGAAACGCCGGAAGCGTTGGAAAGTTTTCGGCAGGAGATATTGTCCCGAAGAGATCCTGACAGCCCCTGTGTGTCCATTTGTGCGGGAGCCGGGTGTGTGGCATCGGGTGCGGATGAAGTCATTGCCGCATTTGAAAAGGAGATCGAGGCAAAAGGGTTGTCCGCCACAGTGTCCACCAAAGGAACGGGATGCCCGGGATTCTGTGAACAGGGCCCCGTGGTGGTGATCTATCCCGAAGAGATCTGTTATCTTCAGGTGCAGGCCAAAGATGTGCCCGAGATCGTGGCACAGACCATTAAAAACAAACAGGTGGTGGAACTGTTGTGCTTTAAGGATCCTGCCACAGGAAAGCGGGCCGTCAAAGAATCGGATATTCCGTTTTACCGGTCCCAGCAGCGCACGGTGTTATGCAACAACATCAAAATCGATTCCAAACGCATTGAAGATTACCTGGCTTTGGGCGGATATGCGGCCCTGGCCAAGGCCCTGGGGCAGATGACCGATCTGGAAGTACTGGAAGAGGTGAAAAAATCCAATATCCGGGGCCGGGGCGGGGCCGGGTTTCCGGCCGGCCGAAAATGGGAAGGTTCCAGAAATGCAAAAGAGCCCATCAAATATGTGATCGTGAATGCGGATGAAGGTGATCCCGGCGCGTTCATGGACCGGGCCCTTCTGGAGGGCAATCCCCATTCCATCCTGGAAGGACTGATTTTAGGCGGATATGCCGTCGGCGCCCATGAAGGGTATTTTTATGTGCGACAGGAATATCCGCTGGCCGTGAAAAACATTCATCTGGCCATCCAGCAGGCGGAACATTACGGGCTTTTGGGAGAGAACATTCTGGGGTCCGGCTTTGACTTCAAGGTGATCGTGCACCAGGGGGCCGGGGCGTTTGTGTGCGGAGAATCCACGGCCCTGATGACGTCTCTGGAAGGCAAGGCCGGAGAACCCCGGCCCAAGTATGTCCGGTCCAATGTCAAAGGATTGTGGGAACGGCCGTCGGTTTTGAACAACGTGGAAACCTGGGCCAACATCCCCTTGATCATCGACAAAGGAGCGGACTGGTTCACCTCCGTGGGCACGGACAGCTCCAAAGGCACCAAGATCTTTTCCCTGGTGGGAAAAATCACCAACACCGGTCTGGTGGAAGTGCCCATGGGCATGACATTACGGGAAATCATCTATGATATCGGCGGCGGGATCCCCAACAACAAGAAATTCAAGGCCGTTCAGACGGGCGGACCTTCCGGCGGCTGTATTCCCGAACATCTGCTGGATCTGCAGGTGGGATTTGACGAACTGACCAAGGCCGGGTCCATGATGGGGTCCGGCGGCATGATCGTCATGGACGAAGACACCTGTATGGTGGATGTGGCCAGATATTTCATCGCGTTTCTCACGGATGAATCCTGCGGCAAGTGTGTGCCCTGCAGAGAAGGGCTGCGCCAGATGCACCGGATTTTGACCAATATCACCAAAGGCAAGGGTAAACAAGGCGATATCGAACTGCTGGAGGAACTGGCGGAAACCGCCGTGGAAGCGTCCTTGTGCGCCCTGGGAAAAAGTGCGCCCAATCCGTTTTTAAGTACGTTGAAATATTTCAGAGAAGAATATGAGGCCCATATTAACGACAAAAAATGTCCGGCCCTGGCCTGCAAGGAATTGATCAATTTTTACATTGATCCGGACAGATGCACAGGCTGCGGCACCTGCCGCAAGCAGTGCCCGGCTGATGCCATAAACGGAGACAAGAACCTGATCCACATCATTGATCAGGATAAATGCACCCGGTGCGGCACCTGTTTTGAGGTGTGTCCGCCGAAATTTTCTTCCGTGGTCAAACTGTCGGGAGACCCCGTGCCGGACCCCGTGCCCGAAGAAGAGCGCACCATCCGGAAAAAGATTAAAGAGAAAGGATAG
- a CDS encoding 2Fe-2S iron-sulfur cluster-binding protein — protein sequence MGDIQFEIDGQTVTAVPGMTVLEVARKHGIYIPTLCHHEKLEPFGGCRLCIVEVEDRGWTKYVVSCVFPAAGGIIVRTRSEKVDRLRKTILELLMAHAPDAPQLVELAKVYGADPNRYESDPSFCIHCGLCVRYCAEVARKNAIGFVDRGINKEISFVPEIAAQYCNDCKECFPLCPTSYLQAAYVLAQALSFSEQGVQTMNT from the coding sequence ATGGGTGACATACAATTTGAAATCGATGGACAGACCGTGACAGCAGTTCCGGGCATGACTGTTCTGGAAGTGGCCCGGAAACATGGGATCTATATCCCCACTTTGTGCCATCATGAAAAACTGGAGCCGTTCGGCGGCTGCCGGCTGTGTATCGTTGAAGTGGAGGACCGGGGCTGGACCAAGTATGTGGTGTCCTGCGTATTCCCGGCAGCCGGCGGCATCATCGTCAGAACCCGGTCTGAAAAAGTGGACCGGCTGCGTAAAACCATTCTTGAGCTGCTCATGGCCCATGCACCGGATGCGCCTCAGTTGGTAGAACTGGCAAAAGTTTACGGGGCAGACCCCAACCGGTATGAAAGCGATCCTTCTTTTTGCATCCACTGCGGCCTGTGCGTGCGGTATTGTGCGGAAGTGGCCCGGAAAAATGCCATCGGATTCGTGGACCGGGGCATCAACAAAGAGATCAGCTTTGTACCGGAAATTGCGGCCCAATACTGCAATGACTGCAAGGAGTGCTTTCCCTTGTGCCCCACCTCCTATCTTCAGGCGGCTTATGTGCTGGCTCAGGCTCTTTCGTTCTCTGAGCAAGGAGTTCAAACAATGAACACGTGA